Proteins from one Dysgonomonas sp. HDW5A genomic window:
- a CDS encoding DegT/DnrJ/EryC1/StrS aminotransferase family protein: MSNNRIWLSLAHMGGRELDFVKEAFDTNWIVPMGPNVDAFEKQLADYLHDGVSVAALSAGTAALHLALIILGVKAGDEVLCQSFTFSASANPIVYQGATPIFIDSEKETWNMSPEHLERALKDRLSKGKKPKAIIVVHLYGMPANMAEIKAISVKYEIPIVEDAAEALGSEYKHQHCGTLGDISILSFNGNKIITTSGGGALVSHNEEYIKTARFLATQARDAAPHYQHTHIGYNYRMSNVVAGIGRGQMLVLQERVKQRRENNQFYREQLEGLDGISFQTEPSSDYFSNYWLTSILVDPQKMNGITREKLYEILNDANIESRPLWKPMHLQPVFKDYPFFGDGTSEQLFKNGLCLPSGTNLSSNDLYRVTDSIKLLLKL, from the coding sequence ATGAGCAATAATCGTATTTGGCTTTCTCTGGCACATATGGGAGGTCGTGAGCTAGATTTTGTAAAAGAAGCATTTGATACTAATTGGATTGTACCAATGGGACCTAATGTGGATGCTTTTGAAAAGCAATTAGCTGATTATCTTCATGACGGAGTCTCAGTTGCAGCATTAAGTGCTGGTACAGCAGCACTACATCTCGCATTAATTATTTTAGGAGTAAAAGCCGGAGATGAGGTTCTTTGCCAAAGCTTTACATTTTCGGCATCTGCCAATCCGATAGTTTATCAAGGAGCAACCCCAATTTTTATTGATAGTGAAAAGGAGACATGGAATATGTCGCCCGAGCATTTAGAAAGGGCTCTCAAAGACCGCCTATCCAAAGGGAAGAAACCTAAAGCTATCATCGTTGTCCACCTTTATGGAATGCCGGCAAATATGGCTGAAATAAAAGCAATTTCAGTCAAATATGAAATACCGATTGTTGAAGATGCTGCCGAAGCATTAGGTTCGGAGTATAAACATCAACATTGCGGAACACTCGGAGATATATCTATTCTGTCATTTAACGGAAATAAGATTATCACAACATCAGGTGGTGGAGCTTTGGTTTCACATAACGAAGAATATATAAAAACAGCTCGTTTCCTGGCAACTCAAGCCCGTGATGCAGCACCTCATTATCAACATACACATATAGGATATAACTATAGAATGAGTAATGTTGTGGCAGGTATTGGACGTGGTCAAATGTTGGTACTACAAGAGCGAGTTAAACAAAGAAGAGAAAATAATCAATTTTATAGAGAACAGCTAGAAGGATTGGATGGTATCAGTTTTCAAACAGAGCCCTCTTCCGATTATTTTTCCAATTATTGGTTGACATCTATTTTGGTTGATCCACAAAAAATGAATGGTATAACCAGAGAAAAGCTATATGAGATACTCAATGATGCTAATATAGAATCAAGACCACTTTGGAAACCAATGCATCTACAACCCGTATTTAAAGATTATCCATTTTTTGGGGATGGAACGAGCGAGCAATTATTTAAAAATGGTTTATGCCTGCCATCAGGAACAAACCTAAGTTCAAATGATTTATATAGAGTAACTGATTCAATCAAACTATTATTAAAGTTATAA
- a CDS encoding glycosyltransferase family 2 protein, producing the protein MMKELSIIIPIYNVEKYIRSCLDSVYRQNIDHNRFEVVVIDDESPDNSRFIVEEYAKDKDNIIIISQKNKGLGGARNTGIEQAQGRYLLFLDSDDYYLDNTLGMLINQCIQLSVDVLEFGAQGVNEDGKITYSKIFTNSGIYSGVDYYSKTNCMDSACNKIYLREFLISHNLFFLERIYIEDYEFNTRVFLKAKRFASTSLLVACFFQNQSSITRNTDRSKRLKLRSDLITVMEHIKSLAYDCDDKRSISLIEERLTFLNVSLFYQLSKDKCKLSEYKEMKNKLYELDLIYLNHPLKNKKKNLFRSVFLILTKLKVI; encoded by the coding sequence ATGATGAAAGAATTAAGTATAATAATACCCATATACAATGTAGAGAAATATATTAGGTCTTGTTTAGATTCTGTATATAGACAAAATATTGATCACAATCGCTTTGAAGTTGTAGTCATAGATGATGAGTCTCCTGATAACAGCAGGTTTATTGTGGAAGAATATGCAAAAGATAAAGACAATATTATAATCATAAGCCAAAAGAATAAAGGACTGGGGGGGGCTCGCAATACGGGAATCGAACAAGCTCAGGGTAGATATCTGTTGTTTCTTGATTCAGACGATTATTATTTAGATAATACTTTGGGAATGTTAATAAACCAGTGTATCCAATTAAGTGTAGATGTCTTAGAATTTGGAGCCCAGGGCGTTAATGAGGATGGGAAGATTACGTACAGCAAAATATTTACAAATTCGGGTATTTATAGCGGAGTAGATTATTATTCGAAAACAAATTGTATGGATTCGGCTTGTAATAAAATCTATTTAAGAGAATTTTTGATTTCGCATAATCTCTTTTTCCTGGAGAGAATATACATCGAAGATTATGAATTTAATACAAGAGTGTTTCTAAAAGCAAAGAGATTTGCTTCAACATCGCTACTTGTTGCATGTTTCTTTCAGAATCAGAGTTCAATAACCCGAAATACCGATCGTTCAAAAAGGTTGAAATTGCGATCAGACCTCATAACGGTTATGGAGCATATCAAATCGTTGGCATATGACTGTGATGACAAGCGATCGATTTCATTAATTGAGGAAAGATTAACTTTCTTGAATGTCTCGTTATTTTATCAACTTTCTAAAGACAAGTGTAAACTATCCGAATATAAGGAAATGAAAAATAAGTTATACGAGCTGGACTTAATATACCTGAATCACCCATTGAAGAATAAGAAAAAGAACTTGTTTCGGTCTGTTTTTCTAATTCTAACAAAATTGAAAGTAATCTGA
- a CDS encoding acetyltransferase codes for MKKVYLFGAGGHAKVIIDILQLNDITVEELYDDNKTIKDFMGIPVSPEIKSPLIISIGNNSIRKKIATDLNEVTYDKAISTNAVISRNVSIGDGTVIVQGSIIQSCSQIGKHVIINTAATVDHDCNIHDFVHIAPGVNLCGGVEVGEGTLIGAGSTVIPGIKIGQWCIIGAGSVITNDIPDNVVAAGVPCKVIKYLEKI; via the coding sequence ATGAAAAAAGTATATCTGTTTGGTGCAGGTGGCCATGCTAAGGTAATTATAGACATTCTTCAATTAAATGACATTACTGTTGAAGAGTTATATGATGATAATAAAACAATCAAAGATTTTATGGGAATACCTGTTTCTCCGGAAATCAAATCACCATTGATCATCAGTATCGGTAATAATTCGATACGGAAAAAAATTGCTACAGATCTCAACGAAGTTACCTATGATAAAGCAATATCGACGAATGCTGTGATATCACGGAATGTATCCATAGGTGATGGAACTGTTATCGTTCAAGGCTCAATTATACAATCTTGTTCACAAATAGGAAAACATGTGATTATAAATACAGCAGCCACTGTAGATCATGACTGCAATATCCACGATTTTGTACACATTGCTCCCGGAGTAAACTTATGTGGGGGAGTCGAAGTTGGAGAAGGTACTTTAATAGGTGCTGGATCGACTGTTATACCAGGTATTAAGATTGGGCAATGGTGCATCATTGGAGCCGGATCGGTAATCACAAACGATATTCCTGACAATGTAGTTGCCGCAGGCGTGCCTTGTAAGGTCATAAAATATTTAGAAAAGATATGA
- a CDS encoding sugar transferase: MYKNIFKPVLDLIFSLVAFIILLPMFLILILFFTIANNGKPFFFQTRPGKNNRVFKIVKFKTMNDRKDSNGNLLADEDRLTSIGRFVRKTSLDEIPQLLNVIKGDMSLVGPRPLLIEYLSLYDEDQVRRHEVRPGITGWAQVNGRNAISWQEKFRLDVWYVDHISLLLDIKIICLTIVKVFKSEGITSEKSVTIEKFEGNQER; the protein is encoded by the coding sequence ATGTATAAAAATATTTTTAAACCTGTCTTGGATTTAATTTTCTCATTAGTAGCATTTATCATACTGTTACCCATGTTCTTAATTCTAATTCTATTTTTTACAATAGCTAATAATGGAAAACCTTTTTTCTTTCAAACACGTCCTGGTAAGAACAATAGGGTATTCAAAATTGTTAAGTTTAAAACAATGAATGATCGAAAAGATTCTAATGGAAATCTTCTAGCTGATGAGGATAGATTGACCTCTATTGGCAGATTTGTAAGAAAAACTTCCTTAGATGAAATACCTCAATTACTCAATGTTATTAAAGGAGATATGAGTTTGGTGGGACCCCGTCCTCTATTGATAGAGTATCTGTCGTTATATGATGAGGATCAGGTACGTAGACACGAGGTTCGTCCTGGAATTACAGGATGGGCACAAGTAAATGGTAGAAATGCTATTTCGTGGCAAGAAAAATTCAGGCTTGATGTCTGGTATGTTGATCATATATCTCTGTTGTTAGACATTAAAATAATATGTCTTACGATAGTAAAAGTATTTAAGTCGGAAGGGATTACTTCCGAAAAAAGTGTTACAATAGAAAAATTTGAAGGAAATCAAGAAAGATGA
- a CDS encoding UDP-N-acetylglucosamine 4,6-dehydratase family protein has protein sequence MINQIGRIIYNKFLKNRLLSRWFILFIDISNILCATVISYFLTLKIYNKITIVYHPRFVEYLGVAIFFNLLFFWVFKTYRGIVRYSTVYEFQRILIATLFADSLLFLTLHKVMGLSGGVSLAYCTTLFLASLVGLYSFRIIVVCSYQILIQRYEYKLAIPVYVWGLDEATIAAAQLLRTSSHKFKIIGFLTVESDSQLKKVIDLPVFVLKKPDDLNKYKIKDVLFTKESDLKDHVAYVEKLFSSNTHIYITQETNIDNMSQLTDAVNRIRPIQIEDLLGRSEINISLEIIGENVKDKTILVTGAAGSIGSEIVRQLANLGPRYIVCLDQAETPLYDLDIELQKKYPNLNYTAIVGDVRNRSKLAQVFTEYRPNIVYHAAAYKHVPLMEKHPCEAVLTNVHGTKLVVDLAIENAVEMFIMISTDKAVNPTNIMGATKRLAEIYVQSCANDLYKNKFRTKFVTTRFGNVLGSNGSVIPLFRKQIESGGPITVTHREITRYFMTIPEACRLVLEASVIGKSGYIYVFDMGQPVKIYDLAEKMIKLVGLIPEKDIRIEFSGLRPGEKLYEELLNDSEITEQTTHEKIMKAKVREYHFQDILPQIESIISIAQKEDKYQLVATMKKIVPEFLSNNSEFESMDVDVLSVNNN, from the coding sequence ATGATTAATCAAATAGGAAGAATTATATATAATAAATTTCTCAAAAACCGCTTGTTAAGCAGGTGGTTTATATTGTTCATTGATATCAGCAATATTTTATGTGCTACAGTGATTTCGTATTTCCTAACTCTTAAGATATATAATAAAATCACGATAGTGTATCATCCTCGCTTTGTTGAATATCTGGGTGTTGCTATCTTTTTCAATCTTTTGTTTTTTTGGGTATTTAAAACATACAGAGGAATTGTTCGTTATTCTACTGTTTACGAATTTCAACGTATACTTATTGCTACATTATTTGCTGACTCTCTACTCTTTCTCACTCTTCACAAAGTAATGGGGTTGTCGGGCGGTGTTTCTCTGGCCTATTGTACCACACTGTTTTTAGCATCACTGGTTGGGCTTTATAGTTTTCGTATCATTGTTGTATGTAGCTATCAAATATTGATTCAGAGATATGAATATAAACTGGCTATTCCTGTATATGTTTGGGGATTAGATGAAGCCACTATTGCTGCCGCACAATTACTAAGAACAAGTTCGCATAAATTTAAAATAATAGGGTTCCTTACTGTCGAATCCGATTCTCAATTGAAGAAAGTAATTGATCTTCCTGTTTTTGTTCTCAAAAAACCTGATGATCTTAATAAATATAAGATTAAAGATGTATTATTTACGAAAGAATCCGACCTGAAAGATCATGTTGCCTATGTTGAAAAGTTATTTAGTTCAAATACTCATATCTATATAACACAAGAAACTAATATAGATAACATGTCTCAACTGACGGATGCTGTAAATCGTATACGTCCTATTCAAATTGAAGATCTGTTGGGGCGATCCGAAATAAATATTAGTTTAGAAATAATTGGAGAAAATGTAAAGGATAAAACAATATTAGTAACGGGGGCTGCTGGTTCGATAGGAAGTGAGATTGTCAGACAATTAGCAAATTTAGGACCTCGATATATAGTATGTTTGGATCAGGCAGAGACTCCCTTGTATGACTTGGATATAGAATTGCAGAAGAAGTATCCTAACCTCAATTATACTGCAATTGTAGGTGATGTTCGTAACAGAAGTAAACTTGCACAAGTTTTCACGGAATATCGTCCTAATATTGTTTATCATGCTGCAGCATACAAACATGTTCCTTTAATGGAAAAACACCCGTGTGAAGCTGTACTTACCAATGTTCATGGAACAAAACTAGTAGTAGATCTGGCAATCGAAAATGCAGTTGAAATGTTTATCATGATATCTACAGATAAGGCTGTTAATCCAACCAATATTATGGGTGCCACAAAACGTCTAGCCGAAATATACGTTCAAAGTTGTGCCAATGACTTATATAAGAATAAATTCAGGACAAAATTCGTAACCACTCGCTTTGGTAATGTTTTAGGCAGTAATGGGTCTGTAATTCCACTATTTAGAAAACAAATAGAGAGTGGGGGACCTATAACTGTTACCCATCGCGAGATAACCCGTTATTTTATGACAATACCTGAGGCCTGTCGTTTGGTATTAGAAGCGTCTGTTATCGGAAAATCCGGATACATCTATGTATTTGATATGGGACAGCCTGTTAAGATATATGACCTTGCCGAAAAAATGATTAAACTGGTAGGGCTTATTCCCGAAAAAGATATCCGAATTGAATTTTCGGGATTACGCCCCGGTGAAAAGCTATATGAAGAGTTACTAAATGATTCAGAGATTACTGAACAAACAACTCATGAGAAGATAATGAAAGCTAAGGTACGCGAATACCACTTTCAGGATATTTTACCTCAAATCGAATCTATTATTTCTATTGCACAAAAAGAAGATAAGTATCAGCTTGTTGCAACAATGAAAAAAATTGTCCCCGAGTTCTTAAGCAACAATTCTGAATTTGAATCTATGGATGTGGATGTATTAAGTGTAAATAATAATTGA
- a CDS encoding glycosyltransferase: MKKDRNIIFILPTLGLGGMERVVTELSNHLVQDNYIVSIVTLIKHTIQYDINPKVELITSDIDYTGKIFNKLKIMLNLRHNLKRLKLEENVFLSFGERFNSLSILACRSLGIKEIFVSDRNNPYANNGYVNDKLRNALYPFAKGIIAQTTEAQKHFHKLKLNENILVLNNPIKQIRYKGDSPKSHTILTVGRLDKLKNHEELIDIFTAINDDTWNLVIVGGGELYDHLKSKIENNPLQHNIFLEGPKSNVDDYLNDAEIFAFTSLSEGFPNVLIEAMSVPLACIAYDCKVGPADIIDHNRNGILIPLKNRELFTSELKQLMNDKERRNRLKNEAIKVREKYNINEICRHLVDFINTKMM; the protein is encoded by the coding sequence ATGAAGAAGGATCGAAATATAATATTCATATTGCCAACTTTGGGTTTAGGTGGCATGGAGAGAGTAGTTACAGAACTATCGAATCACTTGGTTCAGGATAATTATATTGTATCGATTGTAACATTGATCAAACATACGATACAGTATGATATTAACCCCAAAGTTGAACTTATAACATCGGATATTGATTATACGGGAAAAATTTTCAATAAACTGAAAATTATGTTGAATCTGAGGCATAATCTTAAACGACTTAAATTAGAGGAGAATGTATTTCTTTCTTTTGGTGAAAGATTTAACAGCCTTTCCATACTGGCATGCAGAAGCCTTGGTATAAAAGAAATATTTGTATCAGACAGAAACAATCCTTATGCAAACAACGGATATGTGAATGATAAATTAAGAAATGCTCTTTATCCCTTTGCTAAAGGTATTATTGCTCAAACAACTGAGGCGCAAAAGCATTTCCATAAATTAAAGTTGAATGAGAATATTTTGGTATTGAATAATCCGATAAAGCAGATTCGATATAAAGGAGATTCTCCTAAATCGCATACTATACTGACTGTAGGCAGACTTGATAAGCTGAAAAATCATGAAGAACTGATTGATATTTTTACGGCCATAAACGATGATACTTGGAATTTAGTAATTGTTGGAGGAGGGGAGTTATATGATCACCTGAAAAGTAAAATTGAGAATAACCCTTTACAGCATAATATATTTTTGGAAGGTCCCAAATCAAATGTAGATGATTATTTAAACGATGCTGAGATTTTTGCATTTACGTCTCTTTCCGAAGGTTTTCCGAATGTCCTGATTGAAGCAATGTCGGTTCCTTTAGCTTGTATTGCCTATGATTGTAAAGTTGGTCCTGCCGATATTATAGACCATAATAGAAATGGAATCCTTATTCCATTGAAAAATCGGGAGCTATTTACTTCCGAATTAAAGCAATTGATGAATGACAAGGAGAGGCGAAACAGATTAAAGAATGAAGCAATTAAGGTACGAGAAAAATACAATATAAATGAGATTTGTCGGCATTTGGTAGATTTCATCAATACTAAAATGATGTAG
- a CDS encoding EpsG family protein: protein MMTIDFISANIYASIYFYVMLLVVLFTILHSFTLDIDDRKNLSYIRNMNFFVLFFSIFYIGLRPINEVFVDMVSYAAFFNMTKQGSQFIPITGDVLFDAYSFLCSKIMNVQSYFLLCAIIYIVPLYIVSKKWFGEYAFYAFLALIISFSFWAYGTNGIRNGLSTSLFILAISRDKRLFQILWIIVAIGFHKSILLPTICFIVAQLYHKPNRILMFWVLCILLSVSLGHFWENLFSNLNIDDRISYLTNEGNSSIIAATRFRWDFLLYSSIGAFAGWYYINKLHFEDRIYNCLYTIYLLSNAFWILIIRASYSNRFAYLSWFILALIVIYPLLKENLVNNQQVKIGFVLLAYFSFTFIMNVIIY from the coding sequence ATGATGACTATTGATTTTATATCTGCAAATATTTATGCATCCATATATTTTTATGTAATGCTACTTGTTGTGCTATTTACAATACTACATAGTTTTACTTTGGATATTGATGATCGCAAAAATCTGTCTTATATAAGGAACATGAACTTCTTTGTATTGTTCTTCTCCATCTTTTATATAGGGTTACGCCCTATTAATGAGGTATTTGTTGATATGGTATCATATGCTGCATTTTTTAATATGACAAAACAGGGATCACAATTTATACCCATTACAGGAGATGTTCTGTTTGATGCCTATTCGTTTTTATGTTCCAAAATAATGAATGTTCAATCGTACTTTCTTCTTTGTGCTATTATATATATTGTTCCCCTCTACATTGTTTCAAAGAAATGGTTTGGAGAATATGCTTTTTATGCATTCCTGGCATTGATTATTTCATTTTCCTTTTGGGCTTATGGAACTAATGGTATACGAAACGGTTTATCTACAAGCTTGTTTATTCTGGCTATATCCCGTGATAAACGGTTATTTCAAATACTTTGGATAATAGTCGCTATTGGTTTTCATAAATCAATATTACTCCCTACAATCTGTTTTATAGTAGCTCAATTATATCATAAACCGAACAGGATACTTATGTTTTGGGTATTATGTATTCTATTGTCAGTCTCTCTAGGTCATTTTTGGGAGAATCTTTTTTCAAACTTAAATATTGATGATCGAATTAGTTACCTGACTAATGAAGGTAATAGTAGTATCATTGCAGCAACAAGGTTTCGCTGGGATTTTCTTCTTTATAGCAGTATCGGAGCATTTGCCGGATGGTATTATATCAATAAGCTGCATTTTGAGGATAGAATATATAATTGCCTTTATACTATATATCTTCTATCCAATGCCTTCTGGATACTTATAATTAGAGCCAGTTATTCAAACAGGTTTGCCTATCTATCTTGGTTTATACTCGCCTTGATAGTTATTTATCCCCTTTTAAAAGAAAATCTGGTAAATAATCAACAGGTTAAAATTGGGTTTGTTTTATTAGCATATTTCTCTTTTACCTTCATAATGAATGTAATAATATATTGA
- a CDS encoding serine O-acetyltransferase: MDTIKRIANIKLWEGAKVKNIYFAFQRYIHIPKELYYSFKYYLSFKPVRSCDITRGMRYLGKKRTVLPHPVGIVIGEGVSLGYDCRIFQNVTIGVKSTKENIYPTIGDNVIISANAVIIGNIHIGNNVTIGAGSIVLSDVPNNAVVAGNPARIISYKK; the protein is encoded by the coding sequence ATGGATACTATAAAAAGAATTGCCAATATTAAGCTTTGGGAGGGAGCAAAGGTGAAGAATATCTATTTTGCCTTCCAACGATACATTCATATCCCCAAAGAACTTTATTATTCATTCAAATACTATTTGTCATTCAAACCTGTGAGGTCTTGTGATATTACCCGAGGAATGCGGTATCTGGGAAAAAAAAGAACAGTTCTGCCTCATCCCGTTGGAATTGTTATAGGAGAAGGTGTATCTCTTGGTTACGATTGCAGGATATTTCAGAATGTAACAATCGGTGTAAAATCAACTAAGGAGAATATTTATCCAACTATTGGCGATAACGTTATTATTTCCGCGAATGCTGTAATTATCGGAAATATCCATATCGGGAATAATGTCACTATAGGAGCCGGATCAATTGTTTTATCGGATGTTCCAAACAATGCTGTTGTAGCTGGAAATCCTGCAAGAATAATTTCATACAAGAAGTAG
- a CDS encoding glycosyltransferase family 4 protein translates to MKKKICFVVSSPITVRAFLYNHIRELSRDYDIYLVANLVNENMDTLKDIPLVEIKSIPLFRKINIVQDTKALLLLRRYLKENNFDAVHSVTPKAGLIAMTAARLSGIKNRIHIFTGQVWHTQKGFMRALLKFMDICIATNSTCILVDGQSQREYLIQNKIIKAKDSKVLGKGSISGVDTNRFVPDDLVSQYMRKELGIEPHEIVFMFLGRLNKDKGIFDLIDAFLKLKEKYQDIRLLLIGFDEENIESITRLKYQNIDSIYFGGPTTIAEKMIQACDIFCLPSYREGFGTSVIEASLLEKPIICSDTYGLRETIINDKTGLRHEVSNVDGLYLLMETLVINKEKRMLLGKNGRQYVLDNFSGQTITNEWIKFYNKLLGDV, encoded by the coding sequence ATGAAAAAGAAAATATGCTTTGTAGTATCATCTCCTATAACAGTAAGAGCTTTCTTATATAATCACATAAGAGAGCTGTCTCGTGACTATGATATTTATTTAGTAGCCAATCTGGTTAATGAAAATATGGATACTCTCAAGGATATACCTTTAGTCGAAATAAAAAGTATTCCACTCTTTAGAAAAATAAATATAGTGCAGGATACAAAGGCACTATTGCTGCTTCGTAGATATTTAAAAGAAAACAATTTTGATGCAGTCCATTCTGTTACACCAAAGGCGGGATTGATAGCCATGACTGCTGCCAGATTGAGCGGAATAAAGAATCGCATCCACATTTTCACAGGACAGGTTTGGCATACTCAAAAGGGATTCATGAGAGCATTACTTAAGTTCATGGACATATGTATAGCGACCAATTCTACTTGTATATTGGTTGATGGACAGTCACAGAGAGAATATCTGATACAAAATAAAATTATAAAGGCGAAAGATTCCAAAGTATTAGGAAAAGGCTCTATTAGTGGAGTAGATACTAACAGGTTTGTTCCTGATGATCTGGTATCACAATATATGAGAAAAGAATTGGGTATTGAGCCTCATGAAATAGTATTTATGTTTCTAGGGCGTCTAAATAAGGACAAAGGTATTTTTGATCTTATAGATGCATTTCTTAAACTGAAAGAAAAATATCAAGATATACGCTTATTACTTATTGGATTTGATGAAGAGAATATAGAGAGTATTACTCGACTTAAATATCAAAATATAGATTCTATATATTTTGGAGGACCAACAACAATAGCCGAGAAGATGATACAAGCATGTGATATATTTTGCTTACCAAGCTATCGGGAAGGATTTGGCACTAGCGTGATCGAAGCCTCCTTATTAGAGAAACCTATAATCTGTAGCGATACATATGGGCTTAGAGAAACCATAATAAACGATAAAACAGGCCTCAGACATGAGGTTAGTAATGTGGATGGATTATACTTATTAATGGAAACTCTAGTCATAAATAAAGAGAAGAGAATGTTGCTGGGAAAGAATGGCAGACAATATGTTCTTGATAATTTTTCGGGACAGACAATTACTAATGAGTGGATTAAATTTTATAACAAATTGTTAGGCGATGTATAA
- a CDS encoding oligosaccharide flippase family protein: MMSKLRIPQSFKNNYKFIENFSYLSLLQIFNLLVPLITYPYLIRVVGPEMYGTVVFAQSIIGYFSLVIEFGFNISGTKSISENVHDTRKISEVVSSILLLKLMLWIICLGVLALCMWMLPVMREHKILYLFAFTFTFNEFLFPQFFFQGIEKLKYVTFINVFTRSIFLVLVFFVIKDQSDYFKIPLLNGLGAFIGGMIALYIVFVKEKIRFVLPSIQIMKTYFIESFTIFSTKLSYNLRDKTVIVLVGILFTKTVVAYYDLAMKLVGLFTSLYQTVPVAVLPRLIKNRNHSFSKLVFIATIFVGVLYSLLIFIFSKQIVLFLGGEELAPAIPYVILLTISATFFAVNTLLNYYLIINSDKNIMLKTTFYSLFLFIALLPILFLKCNLYVLVIIFISSIVFETFYKLYIFNNNQSLRKWIL, translated from the coding sequence ATGATGAGTAAATTAAGAATACCTCAATCTTTTAAGAATAACTATAAGTTTATTGAAAATTTTTCATATCTGTCACTTCTTCAAATTTTCAATTTATTAGTGCCATTGATTACATATCCCTATTTAATACGGGTTGTAGGGCCCGAAATGTATGGTACAGTTGTATTTGCACAATCCATTATTGGATATTTTTCTCTTGTAATAGAATTTGGATTTAATATTTCCGGAACGAAAAGTATTTCAGAGAATGTACATGATACTCGTAAAATATCAGAAGTCGTGTCGTCAATACTATTACTAAAACTTATGCTCTGGATTATTTGCTTAGGCGTACTTGCACTATGTATGTGGATGCTTCCTGTTATGAGGGAACATAAAATTCTTTATCTATTTGCATTTACGTTTACATTTAATGAGTTTCTATTTCCTCAATTTTTCTTTCAAGGCATCGAAAAATTGAAGTATGTGACCTTCATAAATGTCTTTACCCGTTCTATTTTTCTCGTTTTGGTATTTTTTGTAATTAAAGATCAATCAGATTATTTTAAAATCCCATTACTGAATGGACTGGGAGCTTTCATTGGAGGAATGATTGCTTTATACATAGTTTTTGTAAAAGAGAAAATTCGTTTTGTCTTACCATCCATTCAAATTATGAAGACTTATTTTATTGAAAGTTTTACCATATTTTCAACAAAACTGTCTTATAACCTGAGAGATAAAACCGTTATAGTCTTAGTCGGAATTCTTTTTACCAAAACCGTAGTTGCATATTACGATTTGGCTATGAAATTGGTTGGGCTTTTCACCTCCTTGTATCAAACTGTACCTGTTGCCGTATTACCAAGATTAATAAAAAACAGGAATCATTCTTTTTCGAAGTTGGTTTTTATAGCAACTATATTTGTAGGAGTTCTTTATAGTCTTTTGATATTTATTTTCTCGAAACAAATTGTTCTTTTTCTGGGAGGAGAAGAATTGGCTCCCGCAATTCCTTATGTAATATTATTGACAATCTCGGCAACATTTTTTGCAGTAAATACATTGCTCAATTATTACCTGATAATTAATAGTGATAAAAACATTATGCTTAAGACTACTTTCTATAGTTTATTTCTTTTTATTGCTCTATTACCTATCTTATTTCTGAAATGTAACTTATATGTTTTAGTCATTATTTTCATAAGCTCTATCGTGTTCGAAACTTTTTATAAGTTATACATCTTTAATAACAATCAAAGTTTACGCAAATGGATACTATAA